Proteins encoded together in one Pseudomonas sp. ADAK13 window:
- a CDS encoding aromatic ring-hydroxylating oxygenase subunit alpha — protein sequence MSQVNAWWPVALSHQLRNAPLACQLLGLPLVLFRDEGGRAAVLPDRCPHRFAPLSAGKVRDGQIECPYHGWRFAADGRCTRVPGTEQAACNKPLLDSVQSCEAHGLVWVSPGPERPQAPPVAPAPQQQNLDTFWITDQVQCSLQDAAENFLDGFHTHFVHAGWIRHDRQRQKLRVRVRALADGVEAVYSEEGKQSGLISHWFEGERGVSMGRFRLPGLAEIEYRDARGGVNLLVSAWMTPSGDGQLRLFARVATTRGVLPALLKRWVLRRLFGVILRQDRQILERVSANQRRFHRIPATPLDGPQDLLGPGIRQLLENGQPLVFAERELEIWL from the coding sequence ATGAGTCAGGTAAACGCCTGGTGGCCGGTAGCCCTGAGCCACCAACTGCGCAATGCTCCGTTGGCATGCCAGCTTTTGGGTCTGCCGCTGGTGCTGTTTCGGGATGAGGGCGGGCGCGCCGCCGTCCTGCCTGATCGCTGCCCTCATCGCTTTGCGCCATTGAGCGCAGGCAAGGTGCGCGATGGGCAGATCGAATGCCCCTATCACGGTTGGCGATTTGCCGCCGACGGGCGCTGTACGCGGGTGCCGGGCACCGAGCAGGCAGCGTGCAACAAGCCGTTGCTGGATAGTGTGCAGAGTTGCGAGGCCCACGGGCTGGTCTGGGTCAGTCCAGGGCCCGAGCGTCCGCAAGCACCGCCGGTTGCGCCTGCCCCGCAGCAGCAGAACCTCGACACGTTCTGGATAACCGACCAGGTGCAGTGCTCACTCCAGGACGCTGCGGAAAATTTCCTCGACGGGTTTCACACGCATTTCGTGCATGCCGGGTGGATACGACACGACAGGCAGCGGCAAAAACTCAGGGTTCGGGTGCGCGCCCTCGCAGACGGCGTGGAGGCGGTCTATAGCGAAGAGGGCAAGCAGTCAGGGTTGATCTCACACTGGTTCGAGGGCGAGCGTGGCGTCAGCATGGGACGCTTTCGTTTGCCGGGGCTGGCCGAGATCGAATACCGCGATGCACGCGGCGGCGTTAACTTGCTGGTCAGTGCGTGGATGACGCCGAGTGGCGATGGCCAATTGCGCTTGTTTGCCCGGGTGGCCACGACACGCGGAGTATTGCCGGCGCTGCTCAAGCGTTGGGTGTTGCGCCGGTTGTTCGGGGTGATCCTGCGCCAGGACCGTCAGATCCTCGAGCGTGTCAGCGCTAATCAGCGGCGCTTTCACCGCATCCCGGCGACGCCCCTGGATGGGCCGCAAGACCTGCTGGGGCCTGGCATACGACAGTTGCTGGAGAACGGTCAGCCACTGGTCTTTGCCGAGAGAGAGCTGGAAATCTGGCTGTAG
- a CDS encoding glutaredoxin family protein codes for MLPECQLFGTLGCHLCEFAEAEIMPLVEHGLLVELVDIADSEALFEAYGLRIPVLRRVDTGAELEWPFDEAQVVNFLG; via the coding sequence ATGCTTCCTGAATGTCAGTTGTTCGGCACCCTGGGCTGCCACCTGTGTGAGTTTGCCGAAGCCGAAATCATGCCGTTGGTCGAACACGGCCTGTTGGTGGAGTTGGTGGATATCGCCGATTCCGAAGCCTTGTTCGAGGCCTACGGCCTGCGGATTCCGGTGCTGCGCCGGGTGGACACGGGCGCCGAGCTGGAGTGGCCGTTCGACGAAGCGCAGGTGGTGAACTTTCTTGGCTAG
- a CDS encoding pseudouridine synthase, giving the protein MPMSVFSAAQHQASTLYLPPGAWATVLDCLCEHFPAISREQWLDRVARGRVLDINGAPIHQDLAYREGLCIYYFREVPNEKVIPVQETILYADEHLVVADKPHFLPVTPAGEYVEQTLLRRLIRRLDNPALVPLHRIDRHTAGLVLFSANPRTRSAYQQLFPTRKIDKFYEAIAPALPGLTFPLVHKSRLVDGEPFFRMQEGEGASNTETAVEVREKQGDLWRYGLFPVTGKKHQLRVHMTALGASICNDPFYPDVIKDAEDDYANPLKLLAQGVRFIDPVTGQERSFRSEISLDW; this is encoded by the coding sequence CTGCCCATGTCCGTTTTTTCCGCTGCCCAGCACCAAGCCAGCACCTTGTACCTGCCGCCAGGCGCCTGGGCGACCGTGCTGGATTGCCTGTGTGAGCACTTCCCGGCCATCAGCCGTGAACAATGGCTGGACCGCGTCGCCCGGGGCCGGGTGCTGGACATCAATGGCGCCCCCATCCACCAGGACCTCGCCTACCGCGAAGGCCTGTGCATCTACTATTTCCGTGAAGTGCCGAACGAGAAAGTGATCCCGGTACAGGAGACCATCCTGTACGCCGATGAACATTTGGTGGTGGCCGACAAGCCGCATTTTCTGCCGGTAACGCCCGCCGGTGAGTACGTCGAACAAACCCTGTTGCGGCGCTTGATTCGCCGCTTGGACAACCCGGCCTTGGTGCCGCTGCATCGCATCGACCGGCATACGGCGGGGCTGGTGTTGTTTTCGGCCAATCCCCGGACGCGTTCGGCGTATCAACAGCTGTTTCCCACGCGCAAGATCGACAAGTTCTATGAAGCCATTGCCCCGGCCTTGCCCGGGCTGACGTTTCCGTTGGTGCATAAAAGCCGGCTGGTGGATGGCGAGCCGTTCTTTCGCATGCAGGAAGGCGAGGGGGCGAGCAACACCGAGACCGCAGTCGAGGTGCGGGAAAAGCAGGGTGACTTGTGGCGCTATGGCCTGTTTCCGGTGACCGGCAAGAAACACCAGTTGCGGGTGCACATGACGGCGTTGGGCGCGAGTATCTGCAATGACCCGTTCTACCCTGACGTCATCAAGGATGCCGAGGATGACTACGCCAATCCGCTCAAGCTGCTGGCCCAGGGCGTGCGTTTTATCGACCCGGTGACCGGCCAGGAGCGCAGTTTCCGCAGCGAGATCAGCCTGGACTGGTAA
- a CDS encoding YgdI/YgdR family lipoprotein yields MTQRTIAALMLALGLATLAGCASPTVITLNDGREIQAVDTPKFDKSTGFYEFEQLDGKRTQINKDQVRTVKDL; encoded by the coding sequence ATGACTCAACGGACCATCGCCGCTCTCATGCTTGCACTGGGCCTCGCTACCCTTGCCGGTTGCGCCTCGCCAACAGTGATCACCCTGAATGACGGTCGCGAAATCCAGGCCGTCGACACTCCTAAATTCGACAAGTCCACCGGCTTCTACGAATTCGAACAGCTGGATGGCAAGCGCACCCAGATCAACAAGGATCAGGTTCGCACCGTTAAAGACCTGTAA
- the mobA gene encoding molybdenum cofactor guanylyltransferase MobA, with protein sequence MPSHSFPLPCSVLLLAGGRGQRMGGLDKGLLDWHGQPLIAHLQRLVRPLTDDLIISCNRNQAQYAAYADQLVGDDSPDFPGPLAGIRAGLAAARHGHLLVLPCDVPQIDEQLLADLLSTARQNPLLPVMVRHGDFWEPLLCVIPTLLHETFERAWAAGERSPRQIMQALGAKALDCPADDPRLANFNTPELLHRPPSVSE encoded by the coding sequence ATGCCAAGCCATTCTTTCCCACTGCCCTGCTCCGTGCTGTTGCTGGCCGGCGGCCGCGGCCAGCGCATGGGCGGCCTCGACAAGGGCTTGCTCGACTGGCACGGGCAGCCGCTGATTGCGCACCTGCAGCGCCTGGTGCGGCCGTTGACCGACGACCTGATCATCTCCTGCAATCGCAACCAGGCGCAGTACGCGGCGTACGCCGACCAATTGGTCGGCGATGACAGCCCGGACTTCCCCGGCCCCCTTGCCGGTATCCGCGCAGGGCTGGCGGCGGCACGGCATGGGCATCTGCTGGTGTTGCCGTGCGACGTGCCGCAAATCGATGAGCAACTGCTCGCCGACCTGCTCAGCACGGCCCGGCAAAACCCGTTGCTGCCGGTGATGGTGCGCCATGGCGACTTCTGGGAGCCGTTGCTGTGTGTGATACCCACTCTGCTACATGAAACTTTCGAGCGTGCCTGGGCAGCCGGCGAGCGCAGCCCACGCCAGATCATGCAGGCGCTGGGGGCCAAGGCCCTGGATTGCCCTGCGGATGACCCTCGTCTGGCCAACTTCAACACACCTGAGTTGTTGCACCGCCCGCCCAGCGTGTCAGAATGA
- the moaB gene encoding molybdenum cofactor biosynthesis protein B has protein sequence MKAKADAPFVPLNIAVLTVSDTRTLETDTSGQVFVDRLTAAGHLLAERVLLKDDLYKIRAQVAHWIAEDVVQVVLITGGTGFTGRDSTPEAVSCLLDKQVDGFGELFRQISVADIGTSTVQSRALAGLANGTLVCCLPGSTNAVRTGWDGILAEQLDNRHRPCNFVPHLKQAEPCESRG, from the coding sequence ATGAAAGCCAAGGCTGATGCGCCCTTTGTACCCCTGAATATCGCTGTATTGACGGTCAGCGACACCCGCACCCTGGAAACCGACACCTCGGGCCAGGTCTTCGTCGACCGCCTGACCGCCGCCGGCCACCTGCTGGCCGAGCGGGTGCTGCTTAAAGATGATCTGTACAAAATCCGTGCGCAAGTGGCGCACTGGATTGCCGAAGATGTGGTGCAGGTGGTGTTGATCACCGGCGGCACCGGCTTCACCGGCCGCGACAGCACCCCGGAAGCGGTGAGCTGCTTGCTGGACAAGCAGGTAGATGGTTTTGGTGAGCTGTTCCGGCAAATTTCCGTGGCCGATATCGGCACCTCCACCGTGCAGTCCCGTGCCCTGGCCGGCCTGGCCAATGGCACCCTGGTGTGCTGCCTGCCGGGCTCCACCAACGCGGTGCGTACCGGCTGGGACGGGATACTCGCCGAGCAACTGGATAACCGTCACCGCCCGTGCAATTTTGTCCCGCATTTGAAACAGGCCGAGCCCTGTGAATCCCGTGGGTAA
- a CDS encoding molybdopterin molybdotransferase MoeA: MNPVGKPGKTGTLMPVEDALEQLLAMAEAAPIREQETLPLAECDGRVLAQALVSTLDLPPWPNSAMDGYALRLADWTGEPLAVSQRIFAGTAPQPLAAGTCARIFTGAPVPEGADCVEMQENAVVHPDQRVSFTESLQVDQNIRPQGQETTVGELVLPAGTRLGPIELGLAASLGRDRLEVIRRARVAVLSTGDELIEPGLPLGPGQIYNSNRRVLCSWLERLGCEVVDAGILPDDLEQTRERLGALGSVDLILSTGGVSVGEADFLGIALREEGELALWKLAIKPGKPLTFGHFRGVPVIGLPGNPASTLVTFALLARPYLLRRQGVQDVQPLRIEVPVGFVWAKPGNRREYLRGRLEQGKAIIYRNQSSGVLRSAAWAEGLVEVREGTTLEIGDRVNFIPLSEVLS; the protein is encoded by the coding sequence GTGAATCCCGTGGGTAAGCCGGGCAAGACCGGCACGTTGATGCCGGTGGAAGACGCCCTCGAACAACTGCTGGCGATGGCTGAGGCAGCGCCGATTCGCGAGCAGGAAACCTTGCCGCTGGCCGAATGTGACGGCCGGGTGCTGGCGCAGGCGCTGGTTTCTACCCTGGACTTGCCGCCGTGGCCCAACAGCGCCATGGACGGGTACGCCCTGCGCCTGGCGGACTGGACCGGCGAGCCACTGGCAGTCAGCCAGCGCATTTTCGCCGGCACGGCACCGCAGCCCTTGGCCGCCGGCACCTGTGCACGGATCTTCACCGGCGCCCCGGTGCCGGAAGGGGCGGACTGCGTTGAGATGCAGGAAAACGCCGTGGTCCACCCTGATCAGCGCGTGAGCTTTACCGAGTCGCTGCAGGTGGATCAAAACATCCGTCCCCAAGGCCAGGAAACCACCGTGGGCGAATTGGTGCTGCCCGCGGGTACACGCCTGGGCCCGATCGAACTGGGGCTGGCCGCATCCCTGGGCCGTGATCGCCTGGAGGTGATCCGTCGCGCCCGTGTGGCCGTGCTGTCCACCGGCGACGAGTTGATCGAGCCGGGCCTGCCGTTGGGCCCCGGGCAGATCTACAACAGCAATCGCCGGGTGTTGTGCAGCTGGCTGGAGCGCCTGGGCTGCGAAGTGGTGGACGCCGGGATCCTGCCGGATGACCTGGAACAAACCCGCGAGCGCCTGGGGGCGTTGGGCTCGGTTGACCTGATCCTGTCCACCGGCGGTGTGTCGGTGGGCGAGGCGGATTTCCTCGGGATTGCGCTGCGCGAAGAAGGTGAACTGGCGCTGTGGAAGCTGGCGATCAAGCCGGGCAAGCCGCTGACGTTCGGGCATTTTCGTGGCGTGCCGGTGATCGGTTTGCCGGGCAACCCGGCGTCGACGCTGGTGACCTTCGCCTTGCTGGCGCGGCCTTACCTGTTGCGCCGCCAGGGCGTGCAGGATGTGCAGCCGTTGCGCATTGAAGTGCCGGTGGGGTTTGTGTGGGCCAAGCCGGGGAACCGTCGCGAGTACTTGCGCGGTCGGCTGGAGCAGGGCAAGGCGATCATCTACCGCAACCAGAGCTCGGGTGTGCTGCGCAGTGCGGCCTGGGCCGAGGGGTTGGTGGAAGTGCGGGAAGGGACGACGCTGGAGATCGGTGATCGGGTCAACTTCATTCCGTTGAGTGAAGTCTTGAGTTAG
- a CDS encoding M18 family aminopeptidase: MREELNQGLIDFLKASPTPFHATAALAQRLEAAGFQRLDERETWTTEANGRYYVTRNDSSIIAFKLGRHSPLQGGIRLVGAHTDSPCLRVKPQPELQRQGFWQLGVEVYGGALLAPWFDRDLSLAGRVTFRRDGKVESQLIDFKLPIAIIPNLAIHLNREANQGWAINAQTELPPILAQFAGDERVDFRAVLTEQLAREHGLNADVVLDYELSFYDTQSAAVIGLNGDFIAGARLDNLLSCYAGLQALLTAETDETCVLVCNDHEEVGSCSACGADGPMLEQTLRRLLPEGDEFVRTIQKSLLVSADNAHGVHPNYAEKHDANHGPKLNAGPVIKVNSNQRYATNSETAGFFRHLCMAEEVPVQSFVVRSDMGCGSTIGPITASHLGVRTVDIGLPTFAMHSIRELCGSHDLAHLVKVLSAFYASRDLP; encoded by the coding sequence ATGCGCGAAGAGTTGAACCAAGGCCTGATCGACTTCCTCAAGGCCTCCCCTACCCCGTTTCATGCCACCGCCGCCCTTGCACAGCGCCTGGAAGCGGCCGGTTTCCAGCGTCTTGACGAGCGCGAGACCTGGACCACCGAGGCCAACGGGCGCTATTACGTGACCCGCAACGACTCCTCGATCATCGCCTTCAAGCTCGGCCGCCACTCGCCCCTGCAAGGCGGCATCCGCCTGGTCGGCGCCCACACCGACAGCCCGTGCCTGCGGGTCAAGCCACAACCTGAACTGCAACGCCAGGGCTTCTGGCAACTGGGTGTGGAAGTGTACGGCGGCGCGCTGCTGGCACCGTGGTTCGACCGCGACCTGTCCCTGGCTGGCCGCGTGACTTTCCGCCGTGACGGCAAGGTCGAAAGCCAGTTGATCGACTTCAAGCTGCCCATCGCGATCATCCCCAACCTGGCCATTCACCTGAACCGTGAAGCCAACCAGGGTTGGGCGATCAATGCCCAGACCGAACTGCCGCCGATCCTCGCGCAGTTTGCCGGTGACGAGCGTGTGGACTTCCGCGCAGTGCTCACCGAGCAGTTGGCCCGTGAACACGGCCTGAACGCCGATGTGGTGCTCGACTATGAACTGAGCTTCTACGACACCCAGAGCGCCGCGGTGATTGGCCTCAATGGCGACTTTATCGCCGGTGCCCGCCTCGACAACCTGCTGTCGTGCTACGCCGGCCTGCAAGCCTTGCTCACCGCCGAAACCGACGAAACCTGCGTACTGGTGTGCAACGACCACGAAGAAGTCGGCTCGTGCTCCGCCTGCGGTGCCGACGGCCCGATGCTGGAGCAGACCCTGCGTCGCCTGCTGCCGGAAGGTGATGAATTCGTACGCACCATCCAGAAGTCGCTGCTGGTGTCTGCGGACAACGCCCACGGCGTGCACCCCAACTACGCCGAGAAGCACGACGCCAACCACGGCCCGAAACTCAATGCCGGCCCGGTGATCAAGGTCAACAGCAACCAGCGCTACGCCACCAACAGCGAAACGGCCGGGTTCTTCCGCCATCTGTGCATGGCTGAAGAAGTGCCGGTGCAGAGCTTTGTGGTACGCAGCGACATGGGGTGCGGCTCGACCATCGGCCCGATCACGGCAAGCCACCTTGGCGTGCGCACCGTGGACATCGGTTTGCCGACGTTTGCCATGCACTCGATTCGCGAGCTGTGCGGCAGCCATGACCTGGCGCACCTGGTGAAGGTGTTGAGTGCGTTTTACGCGAGTCGTGATTTGCCGTAA
- a CDS encoding pseudouridine synthase: protein MPLSNVHILHQDAAVLVVNKPTLLLSVPGRADDNKDCLITRLQENGYPEARIVHRLDWETSGIILLARDADTHRELSRQFHDRETEKAYTALCWGQPELNSGSIDLPLRYDPPTKPRHVVDYEFGKNALTFWKVLERCGDWCRVELTPITGRSHQLRVHMLSIGHPLLGDGLYAHEQALAAWPRLCLHASMLSFTHPQSGERLRFECPAPF from the coding sequence ATGCCGTTGTCCAATGTCCATATCCTTCATCAGGACGCTGCTGTCCTGGTGGTGAACAAGCCAACCCTGCTGCTCTCGGTGCCCGGTCGCGCCGACGACAACAAGGACTGCCTGATCACCCGCCTGCAGGAAAACGGCTACCCCGAAGCCCGCATCGTCCACCGGCTGGACTGGGAAACGTCGGGCATCATCCTGCTGGCTCGCGACGCAGACACCCACCGTGAACTGTCCCGTCAGTTCCACGACCGGGAAACCGAAAAGGCCTACACCGCGCTGTGCTGGGGCCAACCGGAACTGAACAGCGGCAGCATCGACCTGCCATTGCGCTACGACCCGCCGACCAAGCCACGGCACGTGGTGGATTATGAGTTCGGCAAGAACGCTCTGACGTTTTGGAAAGTGCTGGAACGTTGTGGCGACTGGTGCCGGGTTGAACTGACGCCGATCACCGGCCGTTCGCATCAACTGCGGGTGCACATGCTGTCCATCGGGCATCCGTTGCTGGGTGACGGTTTGTACGCCCATGAACAGGCACTGGCCGCCTGGCCACGCCTGTGCCTGCACGCCAGCATGTTGAGCTTCACCCATCCCCAGAGCGGCGAGCGTCTGCGCTTCGAGTGCCCGGCGCCGTTTTAA
- the minE gene encoding cell division topological specificity factor MinE, with product MKFLDFFRANKKPSTASVAKERLQIIVAHERGQRSTPDYLPALQKELVEVIRKYVNIGNDDVHVALENDGSCSILELNITLPDR from the coding sequence ATGAAATTTCTCGACTTCTTTCGCGCCAACAAAAAGCCAAGTACCGCGTCGGTAGCGAAAGAGCGTCTACAGATCATCGTGGCGCACGAACGCGGCCAACGCAGCACCCCGGATTACCTGCCAGCCTTGCAGAAGGAACTGGTTGAGGTGATCCGCAAGTACGTCAATATCGGCAACGATGACGTGCATGTCGCCCTGGAAAATGACGGCAGCTGCTCGATTCTGGAACTCAATATCACCCTGCCTGATCGTTGA
- the minD gene encoding septum site-determining protein MinD: MAKILVVTSGKGGVGKTTTSAAIGTGLALRGHKTVIVDFDVGLRNLDLIMGCERRVVYDFVNVVNGEANLQQALIKDKRLENLYVLAASQTRDKEALTKEGVGKVLAELKETFEYVVCDSPAGIETGAHLAMYFADEAIVVTNPEVSSVRDSDRMLGLLASKSQRAEKGEEPIKEHLLLTRYNPERVSKGEMLGVEDVKDILAVTLLGVIPESQAVLKASNQGVPVILDDQSDAGQAYSDAVDRLLGKTVEHRFLDVAKKGFFERIFGGN; encoded by the coding sequence TTGGCCAAGATTCTCGTGGTTACATCCGGCAAGGGTGGTGTGGGTAAGACCACCACCAGCGCCGCTATCGGTACCGGCCTCGCTCTGCGCGGCCACAAGACAGTCATCGTCGACTTCGACGTCGGTTTGCGTAACCTCGACCTGATCATGGGCTGCGAACGCCGCGTGGTGTACGACTTCGTCAACGTCGTGAACGGCGAAGCCAACCTGCAACAGGCCCTGATCAAGGACAAGCGCCTTGAGAACCTGTACGTACTGGCCGCCAGCCAGACCCGCGACAAAGAAGCGCTGACCAAGGAAGGCGTGGGCAAGGTCCTCGCCGAACTGAAAGAAACCTTCGAATACGTGGTATGCGATTCCCCGGCGGGTATCGAGACCGGTGCTCACCTGGCGATGTACTTCGCCGACGAAGCCATCGTCGTGACCAACCCTGAAGTGTCGTCGGTACGTGACTCGGACCGCATGCTCGGCCTGCTGGCCAGCAAGTCCCAGCGCGCCGAGAAAGGCGAAGAGCCGATCAAGGAACACCTGCTGCTGACCCGTTACAACCCTGAGCGCGTCAGCAAGGGCGAGATGCTCGGCGTTGAAGACGTCAAGGACATCCTGGCCGTGACCCTGCTGGGCGTGATCCCGGAATCCCAGGCTGTGCTGAAGGCTTCCAACCAGGGCGTGCCGGTGATTCTCGACGACCAGAGCGACGCCGGCCAGGCGTACAGCGATGCGGTTGATCGCTTGCTGGGCAAAACCGTGGAACATCGCTTCCTCGATGTAGCGAAGAAGGGATTCTTCGAGCGTATCTTTGGAGGCAACTAA
- the minC gene encoding septum site-determining protein MinC, giving the protein MSQTEPLDQDPVFQLKGSMLAITVLELARNDLDALDRQLAAKVALAPNFFNNAPLVLALDKLPAGQGAVDLPGLMRVCRQHGLRTLAIRASRIEDIAAAIAIELPVLPPSGARERPLDPLVGEEKKKPEKPPEPTIKPTKIITSPVRGGQQIYAQGGDLVVIAPVSPGAELLADGNIHVYGPMRGRALAGIKGDTKARIFCQQLTAELVSIAGQYKVSEDLRRDPLWGAGVQVSLSGDVLNIVRL; this is encoded by the coding sequence ATGAGCCAAACCGAACCGCTAGACCAAGATCCCGTGTTCCAGCTGAAAGGCAGCATGCTCGCCATTACCGTGCTGGAACTGGCCCGCAATGACCTTGATGCCCTGGACCGCCAGCTCGCCGCCAAGGTCGCCCTCGCGCCGAACTTCTTCAACAATGCGCCGCTGGTGCTGGCCCTGGACAAACTCCCGGCCGGCCAGGGCGCTGTCGACCTGCCCGGTCTGATGCGTGTGTGCCGTCAACATGGCCTGCGCACCCTGGCGATTCGTGCCAGCCGTATCGAAGACATTGCCGCGGCAATCGCCATTGAACTGCCAGTACTGCCGCCGTCCGGTGCACGGGAGCGTCCGCTCGATCCGTTGGTCGGCGAAGAGAAGAAAAAACCCGAGAAACCGCCGGAGCCGACGATCAAGCCTACAAAGATCATCACCTCTCCCGTACGGGGCGGGCAGCAGATTTACGCCCAGGGGGGCGACCTTGTCGTCATCGCCCCGGTCAGTCCGGGGGCGGAACTTCTCGCCGACGGAAACATCCATGTATACGGCCCCATGCGTGGTCGTGCACTGGCCGGCATAAAAGGTGACACAAAGGCCCGTATTTTTTGCCAGCAGTTAACCGCTGAGCTAGTGTCCATCGCAGGCCAGTACAAGGTTTCGGAAGATTTGCGCCGCGATCCGCTGTGGGGGGCCGGGGTACAAGTCAGCCTGTCGGGCGATGTGTTGAACATCGTTCGTCTTTAA
- a CDS encoding lipid A biosynthesis lauroyl acyltransferase — MDRPRFRAEFFHPRFWLLWLGLGLLWLIVQLPYRVLLGIGRALGAGMYRVAGERRRIAARNLELCFPEKSAKERKHLLKENFASTGIAFFEMAMSWWWSKPRLARLAHVEGLEHLKQAQLEGKGVILMALHFTTLEIGAALLGQKHTIDGMYREHGNPLFDFVQRRGRERHNLDSLAVEREDVRGMLKLLRAGRAIWYAPDQDYGAKQSIFVPLFGIQAATVTATSKFARLGKALVVPFTQERLADGSGYRLVIHPPLTDFPGETDEIDCLRINQWVEASVRECPEQYLWAHRRFKSRPPGEPKLYEKRRR; from the coding sequence ATGGATCGCCCGCGTTTTCGAGCTGAATTTTTTCACCCGCGTTTTTGGCTGTTATGGCTGGGACTCGGTTTGCTGTGGCTGATTGTGCAGTTGCCATACCGGGTTTTACTGGGGATTGGCCGTGCCCTGGGTGCGGGAATGTACCGGGTAGCCGGTGAACGTCGACGCATTGCGGCGCGAAACCTGGAACTGTGCTTCCCGGAAAAATCCGCCAAAGAGCGTAAACATTTGCTCAAGGAAAACTTTGCCTCCACCGGCATCGCCTTCTTCGAGATGGCCATGAGCTGGTGGTGGTCCAAGCCGCGCCTGGCGCGCCTGGCCCATGTCGAAGGGCTGGAGCACCTCAAGCAGGCGCAACTGGAAGGCAAGGGCGTGATCCTCATGGCCCTGCATTTCACCACCCTGGAAATCGGCGCCGCGTTGCTGGGGCAGAAACACACCATCGACGGCATGTACCGCGAGCACGGCAACCCGCTGTTCGATTTCGTCCAGCGCCGTGGCCGCGAGCGGCACAACCTCGACTCCCTGGCCGTAGAGCGCGAAGACGTGCGCGGCATGCTCAAGCTGCTGCGCGCTGGCCGCGCCATCTGGTACGCACCGGACCAGGATTACGGCGCCAAGCAAAGTATCTTCGTGCCGTTGTTCGGCATTCAGGCCGCCACCGTGACCGCCACCAGCAAATTTGCACGCCTGGGCAAGGCGCTGGTGGTGCCGTTCACCCAGGAACGCCTGGCCGACGGCAGTGGTTATCGCCTGGTGATCCATCCGCCGCTCACCGACTTCCCCGGTGAAACTGACGAGATCGATTGCCTGCGCATCAACCAGTGGGTTGAGGCGTCCGTGCGCGAATGCCCCGAGCAATACCTGTGGGCCCACCGCCGCTTCAAGAGCCGGCCACCGGGTGAGCCTAAGCTGTATGAGAAACGCCGTCGTTGA